Part of the Spiroplasma sp. BIUS-1 genome, TTTCTAAATATCAAACTATAGAAAGAAGCGATTTCTTATTAGAATCATTCAATCTAAAGGAAACTAAAAATAAAAGAATCAAAGAACTTTCATTGGGAATGCAAAAAAAATTAAGTATTGTTTTAGCTTTAATGGCAAAACCAGAAATTATATTTATGGATGAACCTACAGCAAACCTAGATGTAGATGCTAGACAAGAAATTTTAGAAATTATTAGAAATTTAAACAAAAAAGGAATTGGGTTTTTTATAACAACACATATAATTGATGAACTAGAAGAAATAATAAATAAATTAGTCATCATACAAGAAGGTAAAATTGTTTACAATGATGATTATGACAAAAATGATAAAAAAATATTTGATATTTATAAAGAGAAAACCAAAAAAAATATAAACTCAATTAATACAAATCTTGATGAATTATTTAAAATGAAATAAGAAAGTAAAATTAATTTAAAAAACAGAATCTAATTCTGTTTTTTTATTTAATATAAATGAAAACCATAATGTTAAAATAAAACAGAAAGGATAATAATTATGAGAATAAATTACAAACACGATGTTTTTAAAAGAGATAAAAACATGGAATGAATAAAACCAACAGATGACGGTGCTGAAAATATAATAAAAGCTATTTTTAAAACTCAAAAAAAATTAAAAAAGATTAACTATGCTAATATATCTACAAAAAGAAGAAACAAACTTTTTTCTAAGTTATCTAATTATGAATTGGGAAAGGATTTTATGTTTTTAACCCCGATAAATATAGACTTAGGCCTTAATTTAAAAATTGGAAATAATGTATTTATAAATTTTGGCTGTACCTTTTTGGATAGGGGTGGAATATCTATTGGAGATAATACAATGATTGGCCCAAATTGTTCATTTTACACTTCAAATCATCCATTAGATCCAGAAAAGAGAAGACATATTATTTCAAAACCTATAGTTATTGAAAATGATGTTTGATTTGGTGGTAATGTAATAGTTTTACCTGGAGTTACTATTGGTGCAAATTCTACTATTGGAGCAGGAAGTATAATAAGAAAAGATGTACCAAAAAATAGTTTGGTTATTGGAGATGAAATCAAGCCCTTAGTTATAAAAAAATAAATCTAAAAATATTTACTAATCTAAAAATATTTTTAGATTTTTTTTTTTTTTTTTTTTTTTTTTTGTTGAAAATCTGTATCATATAATATCAATTATGGAACTTATTTTGGCTTATCAAATAGAAAGTAATTAATTATGAAAAATGAACAAACAGAAAAATTCATCTCAAAAATAGATGAAAAAAGCCCACTGATTAAAATTGAAAACATTTCTAAATTATATAAAAATAAAAAAGCTTTAGATGATGTAAGTTTAATTATTAATCCTGGAGATAGAATTGGTGTAATAGGTCCTAATGGTGGGGGTAAATCAACACTAAGTGAAATTATTGGTGGAATAAGAAAACCAACTTTAGGTAAAGTTATAAGACAAGAAAATATGACGATAGGATTACAATTTCAAGAATCAAAATATCCAATTGGTATTACAGTTTTAGACATGATTAAATATTATCTTGAAACTTTTAATATCCCTATGACAGAAAAAGAACTTACTGATATTTTAAGAAAATTCCAAATTGATAATTTTAAAAACAAATTTTTAGAAGGTTTAAGTGGAGGACAACAGCAAAGAGTTAATATCCTTTTAAGTTTAATTCATAATCCGGATTTAGTTATTTTTGATGAAATATCAA contains:
- a CDS encoding ABC transporter ATP-binding protein is translated as MNFNINNVTKKFKNNGIENISITFDSKDIVGFVGPNGAGKTTTMKSIFGEYILDSGEIRYGEKSFSECEPSKVIFLTDQTQLPQFYKVKDYILWTGALYKLSKYQTIERSDFLLESFNLKETKNKRIKELSLGMQKKLSIVLALMAKPEIIFMDEPTANLDVDARQEILEIIRNLNKKGIGFFITTHIIDELEEIINKLVIIQEGKIVYNDDYDKNDKKIFDIYKEKTKKNINSINTNLDELFKMK
- a CDS encoding sugar O-acetyltransferase → MEWIKPTDDGAENIIKAIFKTQKKLKKINYANISTKRRNKLFSKLSNYELGKDFMFLTPINIDLGLNLKIGNNVFINFGCTFLDRGGISIGDNTMIGPNCSFYTSNHPLDPEKRRHIISKPIVIENDVWFGGNVIVLPGVTIGANSTIGAGSIIRKDVPKNSLVIGDEIKPLVIKK